In Pseudomonas grandcourensis, the DNA window CGCAGCGACAACGTGGTCGACGCCCGTGGCGATGAGGTCGGCGGCGGTGGCGGCATGCGTTTTGGCGGCGGCAAGGGACTGAGCCTTACGGCGATCCTCCTGATTGTCGGCATCGGCTGGATCACCGGCCAGGATCCGTTGCAGATCCTTGGACAACTGACCGGGCAAATGGAGCAACAATCGGCGCCCGCCACCAACCAGAGTCGACAGGCACCGCCGGCCAATGATGAGAGCGCGGAGTTCGTGCGTTCGATCCTCGGCGATACCGAGGACACCTGGGGCACAATTTTTCAGCAGGCCGGCCGCCAATATAAGGACCCGACCCTGGTGCTGTTCAGCAACCGCGTGAATTCCGCCTGCGGTCTGGCCACCTCGGCGACCGGCCCCTTCTATTGCCCGGCCGACCAGAAGGTCTACCTGGACATGGCGTTCTTCCAGGAAATGTCCCAACGCTTTTCCGCCGCGGGCGACTTCGCCCAGGCCTACGTAATCGCTCACGAAGTCGGACACCATGTGCAGACCTTGCTTGGGGTTTCCGCGAAAATTCAGGCAGCACGCCAGCAAGGTCGGCAGATGGAGGGCGATGGCGGTTTGCTGGTTCGTCAGGAACTGCAAGCCGATTGCCTGGCCGGTGTCTGGGCCAACCATGCGCAGAAGCGCCTGAACTGGCTGGAACCGGGCGACATCGAAGAAGCACTGAACGCAGCGAACGCCATCGGTGACGATCGTTTGCAGCAACAGGGTCAGGGCCGCGTGGTCCCGGACTCGTTCACCCACGGTACGTCGGCGCAACGGGTGCGCTGGTTCAAAACCGGTTTCGCCCAAGGCCAGGTTGGCCAGTGCGATACCTTTGCGGCGAAAAATCTGTAAATGAAGAAGTGGTTGTTGGTTGTTCTGTTTACTTGCGCAACGTCCCAGGCCGCCGAGCATGGGGTCAAGGAACTCAGCTCTGGGCGCCTGCTGTTGAAATCAGGTGAAATCGCGGTGGGCATCAGCCCCGCCCCGGCAAAAATCGAACGGGTGCTGATCATCCTCCACGGTCGCTTGCGCAACGCGCAAACCTATCTGCAGAGCGGTGAGCACGCGGCCGAACTGGCCGGGCAAAGCGCAACGACCCTGGTGATTGCCCCGCAATTTCTCAATGAAACCGACGTTGCGGTCCATCCGGTGGCCGACACCGTTTTGCGCTGGCAAGGCAATGAATGGATGGCAGGCGGCGAATCCACAGCACCGTTTCGGCTGAGCTCCTACGCGGCGCTCGACGAAATCATCGCCCGCTTGGGTGACCGTCAGCAGTTTCCGGATGTGAAGCAAATCGTCATCGCCGGGCACTCCGGTGGCGCGCAGGTGGTTCAGCGCTATGCATTGCTCGGTCACGCGCAATCCGACCTAGATGCGGCCGGCGTGCAGGTGCGCTACGTGATCGCCAATCCGTCCTCCTACGCTTATTTCGATGAGCGTCGACCGGTGGCGTTCAGCCACGCCGGTTGCCCGCAATTCGATCGTTGGAAATATGGGCTGACGGATTTACCAGCCTACGCCGAAGGACAAACCGCCGCGCAGTTGCAGGAAAGTTACCTCAAGCGTGAAGTCGTTTATCTGCTGGGGCAGCAGGACACCGACGCTAATCATCCGGCGCTGGATAAAAGCTGTGAGGCCAGCGCGCAAGGGCCCTCTCGATTGGCCCGCGGGCGTTTTTACTTCGATTATCTGAAGCGGCTGCAACCGCAAGGGTTGAAGCAGCAACTGATTGAAGTGCCCGGGGTCGGGCATGACGGGGATGGGATGTTTACCTCGCCGGAGGGGCAGAAGGCGTTGTTTGGGCAGTAGGTTTTTCGGGGCTTGAACTGACGCCATCGCGAGCTTGCTCGCGATGGCGGATTAGCAGGCAACATTTTCTTCAAGCGCAAAGCATTTGACGCAACGCCACACAATCCGCCGCATGCCAATCGGTCAATTCCGGCCATGGATTATCCGGCAGATTCACCAGCACAGTCCGCGCTCCCGCTGCCCGCCCGCAATCGAGATCGAAGCGGTAATCACCAACCATCACCATCTCGCTCGCCGGCACCTTCCACGCTTCGGCCAGTTTCAATAGCCCGCCCGGATGCGGCTTGGGCGGTGCATCATCGCGGCCCAACACATCCTCGAGCGCAAAGCAGTCGGCCAGGCCAATGGCCTCCAGCGTGACATGGGCCAGCTCCCGGGCATTGCGCGTGAGAATGCCCAGGCGATACCCGCGCCCGGCCAGTTCGCGCACCAACTCCACCGCACCCGGTGCCGGTTGCGAACCGAGGGCCAGGTCCCGCTCATGCTCCAGCAGCCATGCATGTTTGGCCGCAGCCTCCTCGGCCGGCAGTGCGGCGAGGTGGGTCAGGATGTCGTGTTCGGCAGGGATCGCCAACGCCACGCGAATCGCCGCGAAGTCGTGCACGGCCACGGTCAGGGTGCCGTCCATGTCGAACACCCAGTGACGCACGTCGGCCAGGCTCATGCCCAATCCTTGCGGTGACGGATCAAGCCTTCCTGGGTGACCGAGGCCACCAGTTGCCCGGCGCGGTTGAACACGCTGCCACGGGAGAATCCACGGGAGTTGCCGGCCCACGGACTGTCCATCGCGTAGAGCAACCAGTCATCGGCGCGCAGATCCTGGTGGAACCACAGCGCGTGATCGAGGCTGGCGACCTGCATGTCCTTGTGCCAGACCGACTTGCCGTGGGGCTGCATCGAGGTGACCAGCAGACCGAAATCCGATGCATAGGCCAGCAGGTATTTATGCAGCGCCGGCGAATCGGCCAACGCCCCGTCGGCGCGGAACCAGACGTACTTGACCGGGTCGGAGGGCAGCGGGTTGTAGGGATCTTTCTCGGTCACCGGGCGAAATTCGATCGGCTTCGGGCACAGCAGTTTTTCGCGCATTTTCTCGGGGATCAGGTGCGCGCGCTGCTGGGTGATCTCCAGCTCCGATGGCAGGTTTTCCGGACCGACCACTTGCGGCATTTCGCTCTGGTGCTGGAAGCCTTCTTCGTCGTACTGGAACGACGCACTGCAGGTGAAAATCGGGTGGCCCTTCTGGATCGCCGTCACCCGACGCGTACTGAAACTGCCACCGTCACGCACCCGGTCAACCTGATACACCACCGGCAATCCGGCATCGCCCGGACGCAGGAAATAGCCGTGCATCGAATGCACATGGCGCGCCTCTTCCACCGTCTGACTGGCCGCCGACAGCGACTGGCCGAGCACCTGACCACCGAACAGCTGACGAAAGCCCAGGTCCTGGCTACGGCCACGGAACAGGTTTTCTTCGATCGGTTCCAGGGTCAGCAGGTCGACCAGATCATCCAACACTTGGCTCATTCAGATGCTCCTCACGCAAAACATTGCCGCGCAGCCTTGGCTGCAACGCTCGATTCAGTTTCTGGACTCGGCCCATGAGGGCCATTGTAAACGTCCGTGTCAGGTTATCCATGCAAGGTTTGCAGCCATTGCTCGCGGCTAATGCGATACAGCACATGCCGACGCAACGGATGATCGGCTTCGAGTCGCGGGTGATCGAAGTCATTTTCCGGATCATGGTGCATGCCGATGGCCTGCATGACTTTCTCTGATGGCAGATTGGTTTGCGTGGTGAAGGCCACCAGCTCTTTCAGCGGCAAACGGTCGAACCCGCAGCGCAGAGCGGTCCACGCCGCTTCACTGGCGTAACCCAAGCCCCAGTGCTCGCGGGCCAGGCGCCAGCCGATTTCCGTGGCCGGGGTAAACGGTGCGTCGAAACCGACCACGCCAAGCCCGGTAAACCCGATGAACTGACCAGAGTCCTTGCGCTGCAAAGCCCAGAGACCATAACCATGCTCGGCGAAATGACCACGGATTCGCCCGATCAATGATGCGCTTTCCAGCCGGCTCAAGGTTGCCGGGAAATAGCGCATCACCTGCGGATCGGCACACATCGCCGCAAAGTCAGGTAAATCTTCATCGCGCCACTGGCGCAACAGCAGCCGAGCGCTTTCAAGTTCCAGTATTGGCTCCATTGCTCCCCGCCCTCCGTTTGCATGCCGCAAGTCTACAACGCTGGTAGGATCCTTCTCTCATTCCTGAATGAAATCATCATGCCGCTCCCGCTGATTTATCACGAAGACTACAGCCCCGAGTTTCCGGCGGATCACCGCTTTCCCATGGACAAGTTTCGCCTGTTGCGCGATCACCTGGTGGACAGCGGCCTGACCCGCGACGCGGACCTGCTGCGCCCGGAGCTGTGCCCTACAGAGATTCTCGCCCTCGCCCATGACCCTTCGTATATCGAGCGCTACATGAGTGGCGAATTATCCCGCGAAGACCAGCGCCGCCTCGGCCTGCCCTGGAACGAAGCCCTGGCCCGGCGTACGGTGCGGGCGGTCGGTGGCTCGTTGCTCGCGGCCGAGCAGGCGCTGGAGCATGGTCTGGCCTGCCACCTGGCGGGCGGCACCCACCATGCGCACTACGACTACCCGGCCGGCTTCTGCATCTTCAATGACCTGGCGGTGATCAGTCATTACCTGCTGGAAAGTGGTCGGGTGAATCGGGTGCTGATCTTCGATTGCGACGTACATCAGGGCGACGGGACCGCACGAATACTGCACAACACTCCGGAGGCGGTGACCGTTTCCCTGCACTGCGAAAAGAATTTTCCTGCGCGCAAGGCCGAAAGTGACTGGGACATTCCGCTGCCCAACGGCATGGGCGATGCCGACTATCTGAAGGTGGTGGACGATGCACTCAACTACCTGCTGCCGCTCTACCAACCGGACCTGGTGCTGTATGACGCCGGGGTCGATGTGCATAAGGACGACGCCCTGGGTTATCTGAAGCTGACAGACGAAGGCGTCGCCGCCCGCGATGAAAGCGTGATGCGCCATTGCCTGGGCCGTGACATTCCTGTGGTCGGGGTAATCGGCGGCGGCTACAGCAAGGACCGCCAGGCCCTGGCCCGCCGTCACGGCATCCTTCATCACAGCGCGCAGCGCGTCTGGCAGTCATCAGGTTGTCACTGAGCTGTGGATGCTTTACCCACAATGCCTGTGGAACTGCCTGTGGATAACCTGAGTGAAAGGGCCTGCAGCCCATGCTGCGTATAGGCTACAGAACGGTGGTTGTTTTTTAACCAGCATTAGCAAACACCACCGCCCCCTGTGGGACGGGGCTGGTAGAATGCCCGGCTTATCCCGCCAGACCGCAGCGCATCCCATGACCCGATCCTCGTCAGCCCTCCCCCCTCACGTCGCCATCATCGGCGGTGGCCCCGCCGGTCTGATGGCGGCCGAAGTGTTGAGCCAGGCCGGGATCAAGGTCGACCTGTACGACGGCATGCCCTCGGTCGGACGAAAATTCCTCCTGGCCGGCGTCGGCGGCATGAACATCACACACTCCGAAGCCTACCCGGCGTTTCTCTCGCGCTACGCCGAACGCGCCCCGCAGATCGCCCCGCTGCTGCGCAGCTTCGGCGCCGAAGCGCTGCGCCAGTGGATTCATGACCTGGGCATCGAAACCTTCGTCGGCAGCTCCGGCCGGGTATTCCCCACCGACATGAAGGCCGCACCGCTGCTGCGCGCCTGGCTCAAGCGCC includes these proteins:
- a CDS encoding neutral zinc metallopeptidase, giving the protein MLWKKGRRSDNVVDARGDEVGGGGGMRFGGGKGLSLTAILLIVGIGWITGQDPLQILGQLTGQMEQQSAPATNQSRQAPPANDESAEFVRSILGDTEDTWGTIFQQAGRQYKDPTLVLFSNRVNSACGLATSATGPFYCPADQKVYLDMAFFQEMSQRFSAAGDFAQAYVIAHEVGHHVQTLLGVSAKIQAARQQGRQMEGDGGLLVRQELQADCLAGVWANHAQKRLNWLEPGDIEEALNAANAIGDDRLQQQGQGRVVPDSFTHGTSAQRVRWFKTGFAQGQVGQCDTFAAKNL
- a CDS encoding GNAT family N-acetyltransferase, encoding MEPILELESARLLLRQWRDEDLPDFAAMCADPQVMRYFPATLSRLESASLIGRIRGHFAEHGYGLWALQRKDSGQFIGFTGLGVVGFDAPFTPATEIGWRLAREHWGLGYASEAAWTALRCGFDRLPLKELVAFTTQTNLPSEKVMQAIGMHHDPENDFDHPRLEADHPLRRHVLYRISREQWLQTLHG
- a CDS encoding histone deacetylase produces the protein MPLPLIYHEDYSPEFPADHRFPMDKFRLLRDHLVDSGLTRDADLLRPELCPTEILALAHDPSYIERYMSGELSREDQRRLGLPWNEALARRTVRAVGGSLLAAEQALEHGLACHLAGGTHHAHYDYPAGFCIFNDLAVISHYLLESGRVNRVLIFDCDVHQGDGTARILHNTPEAVTVSLHCEKNFPARKAESDWDIPLPNGMGDADYLKVVDDALNYLLPLYQPDLVLYDAGVDVHKDDALGYLKLTDEGVAARDESVMRHCLGRDIPVVGVIGGGYSKDRQALARRHGILHHSAQRVWQSSGCH
- a CDS encoding alpha/beta hydrolase yields the protein MKKWLLVVLFTCATSQAAEHGVKELSSGRLLLKSGEIAVGISPAPAKIERVLIILHGRLRNAQTYLQSGEHAAELAGQSATTLVIAPQFLNETDVAVHPVADTVLRWQGNEWMAGGESTAPFRLSSYAALDEIIARLGDRQQFPDVKQIVIAGHSGGAQVVQRYALLGHAQSDLDAAGVQVRYVIANPSSYAYFDERRPVAFSHAGCPQFDRWKYGLTDLPAYAEGQTAAQLQESYLKREVVYLLGQQDTDANHPALDKSCEASAQGPSRLARGRFYFDYLKRLQPQGLKQQLIEVPGVGHDGDGMFTSPEGQKALFGQ
- the tesB gene encoding acyl-CoA thioesterase II, which translates into the protein MSQVLDDLVDLLTLEPIEENLFRGRSQDLGFRQLFGGQVLGQSLSAASQTVEEARHVHSMHGYFLRPGDAGLPVVYQVDRVRDGGSFSTRRVTAIQKGHPIFTCSASFQYDEEGFQHQSEMPQVVGPENLPSELEITQQRAHLIPEKMREKLLCPKPIEFRPVTEKDPYNPLPSDPVKYVWFRADGALADSPALHKYLLAYASDFGLLVTSMQPHGKSVWHKDMQVASLDHALWFHQDLRADDWLLYAMDSPWAGNSRGFSRGSVFNRAGQLVASVTQEGLIRHRKDWA
- a CDS encoding HAD family hydrolase, with the protein product MSLADVRHWVFDMDGTLTVAVHDFAAIRVALAIPAEHDILTHLAALPAEEAAAKHAWLLEHERDLALGSQPAPGAVELVRELAGRGYRLGILTRNARELAHVTLEAIGLADCFALEDVLGRDDAPPKPHPGGLLKLAEAWKVPASEMVMVGDYRFDLDCGRAAGARTVLVNLPDNPWPELTDWHAADCVALRQMLCA